The following proteins are co-located in the Trichocoleus sp. FACHB-46 genome:
- a CDS encoding valine--pyruvate transaminase, which produces MTQFGAQMSQLTGVRAIMKDIIETLRAGDGQEFINLSAGNPVILPEVEQLWRDCTAELLASNEYGEVVCRYGSSQGYQPLIEAIAQDFNQRYGLKLSDRNILITPGSQALYFYAANAFGGYTTSGNLKQIVLPLSPDYTGYGGVTLIPEALVAYKPALDIDASAHRFKYRPDFSQLEINETTGFVLFSRPCNPTGNVLTDEEVQKIAALATPHNVPVLIDSAYASPFPALNFTDMTPAFGDNIVHCMSLSKAGLPGERVGIAIGDEQVIRVLESFQTNLCIHSSRYGQAIAARAIASGALAEISTQVIRPYYQEKFTVVETSLDQAMPQEIPWLLHRGEGAIFAWLWLQDLPLTDWEFYQRLKQVGVIVVPGSSFFPGLREDWPHKQQCIRISLTASNEEIAIGMQRLAKVVAEVYQLAAASE; this is translated from the coding sequence TTGACTCAATTCGGCGCTCAAATGTCCCAGTTAACTGGGGTGCGAGCCATTATGAAAGACATTATTGAAACGCTGCGAGCCGGAGATGGTCAAGAGTTCATCAATTTAAGTGCTGGAAATCCGGTGATTTTGCCCGAAGTGGAACAACTGTGGCGAGATTGCACCGCAGAACTCCTAGCCAGCAATGAATATGGAGAAGTGGTTTGTCGTTATGGGTCAAGCCAAGGTTACCAACCACTGATTGAGGCGATTGCCCAAGATTTTAATCAGCGCTATGGGCTCAAATTGAGCGATCGCAACATCCTGATTACACCAGGTAGCCAAGCCCTGTACTTCTATGCTGCAAATGCTTTTGGCGGCTATACCACTAGCGGCAACCTGAAGCAAATTGTCCTGCCTCTTAGCCCTGATTACACAGGCTATGGCGGCGTTACCTTAATTCCCGAAGCTTTAGTTGCTTATAAGCCAGCACTAGATATTGACGCTAGCGCTCACCGCTTCAAGTATCGCCCCGACTTCAGTCAACTGGAAATTAACGAAACTACAGGGTTTGTTTTATTTTCGCGGCCTTGCAACCCAACGGGTAACGTCCTCACCGACGAAGAGGTGCAAAAAATTGCCGCCCTCGCTACTCCTCACAATGTTCCGGTTTTGATTGACTCCGCTTATGCGTCACCCTTCCCAGCCTTGAACTTTACGGACATGACTCCGGCGTTTGGTGACAATATCGTTCACTGCATGAGCTTATCTAAAGCAGGGCTACCGGGAGAACGGGTAGGGATTGCGATCGGAGATGAGCAAGTGATCCGAGTGTTGGAGTCATTCCAAACCAATCTTTGCATTCACTCTTCTCGTTACGGCCAAGCGATTGCTGCCCGTGCGATCGCTTCAGGAGCCTTAGCAGAAATCTCAACTCAAGTGATTCGCCCTTACTACCAAGAAAAATTTACCGTCGTGGAGACGAGCCTCGATCAAGCAATGCCCCAGGAAATTCCTTGGCTGCTCCATCGCGGAGAAGGTGCTATTTTCGCCTGGCTGTGGCTCCAAGACTTGCCCCTCACAGATTGGGAGTTTTACCAGCGACTCAAACAGGTGGGTGTTATTGTGGTCCCCGGCAGCTCGTTTTTTCCAGGCTTGCGTGAAGATTGGCCCCACAAGCAGCAGTGCATTCGCATTAGCCTCACCGCTAGCAACGAAGAAATTGCCATAGGCATGCAACGTTTAGCCAAAGTGGTTGCAGAAGTTTATCAATTGGCAGCCGCAAGTGAATGA
- the rimM gene encoding ribosome maturation factor RimM (Essential for efficient processing of 16S rRNA), with translation MIRENPMSESRKTNPSQTNTTPPSLATVPEGWLQIGKIVAAQGLKGEVRVYPDSDFPERFEQPGTRWLLPTDATEPQPIELIKGRYLHGKNMYILQLAGISDRDQAEALKGCKLLVPESDRPQLEEGEFHVIDLIGLDVFDQATQALLGTVTDVIPAGNDLLEVKLVAPSNPKQPTVLVPFVKEIVPVVDLAARRVELTPPVGLIE, from the coding sequence ATGATCCGCGAGAACCCCATGTCTGAGAGCCGTAAAACTAATCCTTCCCAGACCAATACCACCCCGCCAAGTTTGGCCACAGTTCCTGAAGGTTGGCTACAAATTGGTAAAATTGTCGCCGCTCAAGGCTTGAAAGGCGAAGTGCGGGTTTACCCAGACTCCGACTTTCCAGAACGCTTTGAGCAGCCGGGAACCCGTTGGCTATTGCCCACCGATGCGACTGAACCCCAACCGATTGAGTTGATCAAGGGCCGCTATTTGCATGGCAAAAACATGTATATCTTGCAGTTGGCAGGCATTAGCGATCGCGACCAAGCTGAGGCGCTAAAAGGCTGCAAGTTATTAGTGCCAGAAAGCGATCGCCCCCAATTAGAAGAAGGAGAATTCCACGTCATCGACTTGATCGGCTTAGACGTGTTTGATCAAGCGACGCAAGCGCTGCTAGGTACAGTCACAGATGTGATTCCTGCTGGAAACGATTTGCTAGAAGTCAAACTGGTCGCTCCTTCAAATCCTAAGCAACCCACGGTTTTAGTTCCATTCGTCAAGGAGATTGTCCCTGTGGTAGACTTAGCGGCCCGGAGAGTGGAACTGACTCCGCCAGTGGGACTAATCGAATAG
- a CDS encoding ATP-binding protein codes for MLNQSSSHFIPPALSEGNGLALSLESPLQDLRLYSFQVELSHLGSEIAQVFEKNPLLPGVILLEQGEFVGMISRQQFLEYLLRPQGLELFLNQPLSVLYSYARTKLLVLPASTPIVTAAQQALRRSRELLGEPIVVYTEPQTYQLLNMHELNIAYWQIRGIETQVRYERAQAQMIQTEKMASLGRLVDGIAHEILDPVSFIWGNLTHVSSYSQNLLELIAAYQACLTEPPEEILNLQEDLELEYVIKDLPHTIASIRSGAERLSKLATSLQNFCHIDEVYPKPADLHECLDNILLLLKSRLTGEIQIVRNYGQLPPVSCFSGQLSQVFMNILTNAVDALINQAVRQELAIEYCSPGILAPPQKPQIEITTQVCPAKLLSVASGTRWVSVKIADNGPGLAPEQHQRILESFSVEKRAAKETSLSMSYQIVTARHGGKFELRSQLGVGTEFTILLPLV; via the coding sequence GTGCTAAATCAATCCAGTTCTCACTTTATTCCACCCGCTCTCTCAGAAGGAAATGGGCTGGCCCTCAGTTTAGAGTCTCCACTACAGGACCTACGGCTCTATAGCTTTCAAGTTGAACTCAGCCATTTAGGGTCAGAAATTGCTCAGGTTTTTGAAAAAAACCCCTTGCTGCCAGGGGTAATTTTGCTAGAGCAAGGTGAGTTTGTCGGGATGATTTCTCGGCAGCAATTTTTGGAATATTTGCTACGTCCTCAAGGACTAGAATTGTTTCTCAACCAACCTTTGAGCGTGCTGTACAGTTATGCCCGAACCAAGCTGCTAGTTTTGCCTGCCAGCACCCCCATTGTGACAGCAGCTCAGCAAGCTCTACGGCGATCGCGCGAGTTGCTAGGGGAGCCGATTGTAGTTTACACAGAACCCCAAACCTATCAACTGCTCAACATGCACGAGTTAAACATTGCTTACTGGCAAATTCGTGGCATTGAGACGCAGGTGAGGTACGAGAGAGCGCAAGCCCAAATGATTCAGACTGAGAAAATGGCCAGTTTGGGGCGCTTAGTAGATGGGATTGCACACGAAATCTTAGATCCAGTCAGTTTTATTTGGGGCAATTTAACCCATGTTTCCAGCTATAGCCAGAACTTGCTGGAGTTAATTGCTGCCTATCAAGCTTGTCTGACAGAACCCCCAGAAGAGATTCTCAATTTACAAGAAGACTTGGAATTGGAGTATGTCATCAAGGATCTCCCCCATACTATTGCTAGTATTCGCTCCGGAGCAGAACGGTTATCCAAACTAGCAACCAGCCTGCAAAACTTTTGTCATATTGATGAGGTTTATCCGAAGCCAGCCGATTTGCATGAGTGCCTCGACAACATTTTGCTACTCCTGAAAAGCCGCTTGACTGGGGAAATTCAGATTGTTAGAAACTATGGTCAGCTCCCACCAGTTTCATGTTTTTCGGGGCAGCTCAGCCAAGTTTTTATGAATATTTTGACGAACGCGGTCGATGCCTTAATTAATCAAGCGGTTCGACAAGAGCTAGCCATTGAGTATTGCAGTCCAGGTATTCTGGCTCCGCCCCAAAAGCCTCAGATTGAAATTACCACTCAAGTTTGTCCCGCTAAGCTACTCAGTGTCGCTTCCGGAACTCGTTGGGTTTCCGTAAAAATCGCCGATAATGGCCCCGGTTTGGCTCCAGAACAACATCAACGCATTTTGGAATCGTTTTCCGTAGAGAAACGGGCTGCGAAGGAAACTAGTTTGTCCATGAGTTATCAAATTGTGACAGCTAGACATGGAGGCAAATTTGAACTGCGATCGCAACTAGGGGTTGGGACGGAGTTTACGATTCTCCTACCGTTGGTGTAA
- a CDS encoding ATP-binding protein translates to MMTESHLDFLEPTLSLESTLQELQLHNFQVDSNCLGSEVSQVFEQNPLLPGVILVDCGELIGGISRRRFLEQMSRPYGVELFSKRPLKVLYNFTKSETLILLGGTSIVAATRQSLARSLELIYEPIIVQIEPSVYRLLDVHQLLVAQAKIHELTTQLLHERTQAQMIQTEKMASLGRMVAGVAHEILNPVNFIWGNLGYLSRYSQDLIRLVSTYDQEIAQVSLDSTLVQQEKAEIEFDFLLQDLPQVIDSMRMGAERLKRIVGGLRSFSHMDEAKLRATDMHECIDNTLLILGNRLKYGVEVVKHYGDLPLINCYPGQISQVFMNLISNAIDALAEKTDNTTNEQKLNGILAKQPVTTTNSWQPQIKISTTVLRVESSASFKSDEWVVIEIADNGCGIPSEIQARIFENFFTTKPVGQGTGLGLAISHQIVTEKHQGQLSLRSQPGVGTEFEIRLPIVSIP, encoded by the coding sequence ATGATGACTGAATCTCATTTGGACTTCTTAGAGCCTACCTTGTCTTTGGAGTCCACTCTGCAAGAATTACAGCTACACAACTTTCAAGTTGACTCTAATTGTCTTGGCTCAGAGGTTTCCCAAGTATTTGAACAGAACCCTTTGCTACCTGGTGTCATTTTAGTTGACTGTGGAGAGCTGATTGGTGGTATTTCACGTCGTAGGTTTCTAGAGCAAATGAGCCGTCCTTATGGGGTGGAACTATTTTCTAAACGGCCTCTAAAGGTACTCTATAACTTCACTAAAAGTGAAACTTTAATCTTACTAGGTGGTACTTCAATTGTGGCTGCGACTCGGCAATCGTTAGCGCGATCGCTAGAGCTGATTTATGAGCCGATTATTGTACAGATAGAGCCTTCAGTTTACCGTTTATTAGATGTACATCAACTATTAGTAGCCCAAGCTAAAATTCATGAGTTGACCACTCAGCTACTCCATGAGCGAACTCAAGCTCAAATGATCCAGACAGAGAAAATGGCGAGTCTAGGTCGAATGGTGGCAGGTGTGGCTCATGAGATTCTAAATCCTGTAAATTTTATTTGGGGAAATTTAGGATATTTATCTAGATACAGTCAGGACTTGATTAGACTGGTGTCAACTTATGACCAGGAAATAGCTCAAGTTTCTCTTGATAGCACCCTAGTCCAGCAAGAAAAAGCAGAAATTGAATTTGATTTTTTGCTTCAAGATTTGCCGCAGGTAATTGACAGCATGCGAATGGGCGCAGAACGCCTTAAAAGAATTGTGGGGGGCCTGCGTAGCTTCTCACACATGGATGAAGCAAAGCTTCGAGCGACAGATATGCATGAATGTATTGATAACACCTTGCTGATTTTGGGTAATCGCCTGAAGTACGGCGTCGAGGTAGTGAAGCATTATGGAGATTTACCTCTAATTAATTGCTATCCCGGTCAGATCAGCCAAGTGTTTATGAATTTGATTAGCAACGCCATTGATGCATTAGCTGAGAAAACAGACAATACCACTAATGAGCAGAAGCTAAACGGAATTTTGGCAAAACAGCCAGTTACAACAACAAATTCTTGGCAGCCGCAAATTAAAATTTCAACCACAGTTTTGAGGGTTGAGTCATCAGCATCTTTCAAGTCTGATGAGTGGGTTGTGATTGAGATTGCTGATAATGGTTGCGGCATACCCAGTGAGATTCAAGCAAGAATTTTTGAAAATTTCTTTACGACCAAGCCAGTGGGCCAAGGTACCGGGCTTGGGTTAGCTATTAGTCATCAGATTGTGACTGAAAAGCACCAAGGGCAGCTGAGCTTGCGATCGCAACCTGGAGTCGGGACTGAATTTGAAATTCGGCTGCCCATTGTCTCTATACCCTAA
- a CDS encoding low temperature-induced protein, which produces MQSIRINLSALLRPVRFLVIAFTCALLLVTQAAPAFAASSMYSGSSSPTKGEAQLKGIEEKAYQAIEAPDPYGLEKQEAETQGKGLNAAQGDADVDKMYRPSNSQDAAPSVEQTIKKNLEKLQGK; this is translated from the coding sequence ATGCAATCTATTCGCATCAACTTATCTGCTCTTCTACGTCCTGTGCGCTTTTTAGTAATTGCTTTTACTTGTGCATTACTGTTGGTAACGCAAGCCGCTCCTGCTTTTGCTGCTTCTTCTATGTATTCGGGCAGCAGCAGCCCTACCAAAGGTGAAGCCCAGCTCAAAGGTATTGAAGAAAAAGCTTACCAAGCTATTGAAGCGCCAGACCCCTATGGACTAGAAAAACAGGAAGCTGAAACCCAAGGCAAAGGCTTAAATGCTGCTCAGGGTGACGCTGATGTTGACAAGATGTATCGCCCTTCCAATTCTCAGGATGCGGCTCCTTCAGTTGAACAAACCATCAAGAAGAACCTTGAAAAGCTTCAAGGTAAATAG
- a CDS encoding ABC transporter permease, whose translation MTLSERGGLDSFGQRVISSVTSETAVYVVKRLLQALLTLLLASALSFAIIQLAPGDYLDTLRQNPKISPERIQELQQQFGLDKPMLEQYGRWLWQILKPHVVKVGPIPLILPQGNFGTSFVYQRSVAALLWERVGNTLLLAISSLVITWAIAIPLGIVSAVNQNRTADRVLQVISYVGQGFPSFITALLLLILAQNTSPLFPVGDMTSINHDDLSPIGKILDVGWHMILPTLALSVTSFAGLQRIMRGELLDVLRQDYIQTARAKGLPENRVIYVHALRNAINPLITLLGFEFAGLLSGAFIAEFFFNWPGLGRLILQAVIAQDLYVVMASLMMGAVMLIIGNLLADLLLKAVDPRIRLENLK comes from the coding sequence ATGACTCTTTCTGAGCGTGGTGGGCTAGACTCTTTTGGGCAACGGGTAATCTCCTCAGTTACCAGCGAAACGGCTGTCTATGTCGTTAAGCGACTATTACAGGCACTGCTGACTTTACTGCTGGCATCGGCCTTGAGTTTCGCGATTATTCAACTGGCACCTGGAGATTACCTCGATACTTTGCGGCAGAATCCTAAGATTTCGCCGGAGAGAATCCAAGAGTTGCAGCAACAGTTTGGTTTGGATAAGCCAATGCTGGAGCAATACGGACGCTGGCTTTGGCAGATCCTCAAGCCTCATGTGGTTAAGGTGGGGCCAATTCCCCTGATTTTGCCCCAAGGGAATTTTGGCACTAGCTTTGTCTATCAGCGATCGGTGGCTGCTTTGTTATGGGAGCGAGTCGGCAATACGCTGTTGTTGGCGATTTCCTCATTGGTGATCACTTGGGCGATCGCGATTCCTCTAGGGATTGTCAGCGCTGTGAATCAAAATCGGACAGCGGATCGAGTGCTACAAGTCATTAGTTATGTGGGTCAAGGGTTTCCCAGTTTCATCACGGCGCTGCTGTTGCTGATTTTGGCCCAAAATACCTCGCCGCTCTTCCCCGTGGGAGATATGACCAGCATCAACCATGATGATCTTTCCCCCATTGGCAAAATCTTAGATGTGGGTTGGCACATGATTTTGCCCACTTTAGCCCTGAGCGTTACTAGCTTTGCAGGCTTGCAGCGCATCATGCGAGGGGAACTGCTGGATGTTTTGCGGCAAGACTACATCCAGACGGCACGGGCTAAAGGTTTACCAGAAAACCGAGTCATTTATGTCCATGCTCTACGCAACGCGATCAACCCTTTAATTACGTTGCTAGGGTTTGAATTTGCGGGTCTGTTGAGTGGTGCCTTTATTGCAGAATTTTTCTTTAACTGGCCTGGGTTAGGTCGATTAATTTTGCAAGCTGTGATTGCTCAGGATCTTTATGTAGTGATGGCTAGCTTGATGATGGGGGCTGTGATGTTAATCATCGGCAATCTATTAGCCGATCTGTTGCTCAAAGCAGTAGACCCCCGAATTCGCTTGGAAAATTTGAAGTAG
- a CDS encoding adenine phosphoribosyltransferase yields the protein MDLKSLIREIPDFPKPGILFRDITTLLRDPEGLRYTIDTLADKCADLGADYVVGMESRGFIFGAPLAYKLGAGFIPVRKPGKLPGPVHAIEYELEYGMDRLEVHQDAFQSGCRILIVDDLIATGGTAQATAKLVQQSGCHLVGFGFIIELRDLKGRERLPEVPIVTLVDY from the coding sequence ATGGATCTGAAATCCCTCATTCGTGAGATTCCCGATTTTCCTAAGCCAGGAATTCTGTTCCGAGATATTACAACCTTACTGCGCGATCCAGAAGGGCTGCGTTACACCATTGACACCCTAGCGGATAAGTGTGCCGATTTGGGTGCGGACTATGTAGTTGGCATGGAATCACGAGGATTTATCTTTGGGGCTCCTCTGGCTTACAAATTGGGAGCTGGTTTCATCCCCGTCCGCAAGCCTGGGAAGTTGCCTGGTCCAGTTCACGCGATTGAGTATGAGCTGGAGTACGGCATGGATCGCTTGGAAGTGCATCAAGATGCCTTTCAGTCGGGCTGTCGGATTTTGATTGTAGATGACTTAATTGCTACAGGTGGCACCGCTCAGGCAACGGCCAAGTTAGTGCAACAATCAGGCTGTCACCTCGTAGGCTTTGGATTTATCATCGAGCTACGGGACCTCAAAGGCCGTGAACGGTTGCCCGAAGTTCCGATTGTGACCTTGGTTGATTATTAA
- a CDS encoding DUF3038 domain-containing protein, which yields MPSTSLSAPSAPLFLENLPDPDLSAGVCPRRARLEIDLMLLAIEALDLGGSEAILSVAKELELQGIIKNRVALWRIRSTNPLRRYSQRQPLTLVEAKALVAIACHLARRLTVVIRQLLLAYQQLTEKQLSVEHHFRLYDYLERFRAHFRARMNPRRAGVLAYSSDEKLNELALSLLGKLLFCTGTFGMQRFWISLFDGEVE from the coding sequence ATGCCGTCAACGAGTCTATCCGCCCCGTCAGCTCCTTTATTCTTGGAGAATCTACCCGATCCAGACTTAAGCGCTGGCGTTTGTCCCCGTCGAGCTCGCTTAGAAATTGACCTAATGCTTTTGGCAATTGAAGCGCTGGACTTAGGGGGCTCTGAAGCGATTTTGTCAGTGGCGAAGGAGTTGGAACTCCAGGGGATTATTAAGAATCGGGTCGCTTTGTGGCGCATACGCAGCACCAACCCACTTCGTCGTTATAGCCAGCGCCAGCCCTTGACTTTAGTAGAAGCTAAGGCCCTCGTCGCGATCGCCTGTCACTTAGCTCGCCGCCTGACCGTGGTGATTCGCCAGTTATTGCTCGCCTACCAGCAACTCACAGAAAAGCAACTTTCAGTAGAGCATCACTTCCGTTTGTATGACTACCTAGAGCGCTTCCGGGCGCACTTCCGGGCCAGAATGAACCCCCGACGCGCTGGGGTTCTAGCCTACAGCTCCGATGAGAAACTGAACGAATTGGCGCTGAGTTTGCTAGGCAAATTACTCTTCTGCACTGGCACCTTTGGTATGCAACGGTTTTGGATTAGTTTGTTTGATGGAGAGGTAGAATGA
- a CDS encoding DUF4335 domain-containing protein — MTIQRQYSLPNCTLVLEGLSDPTASMNPAEMRPLMSILINAECRISGREQPISGGRDFFVALVAAVSRYAQEFLSGIHLPVSSSAVQIQGVDRKQHRLVVQPPEDGPKETTRPTQVDLNTVQLFDLVDAIDQFFADAQTLPDLTLQLAPVSKRYTAARQITAERVVPAAIGVSSLALTAVALFFIPIPEVQKPKDPTPQSNTSQSQEPSPTGAASPSPQAAAALQTSPTTSPTPSPAASTTPSPASTTQPNLEDVQAALAAAPEITDPTQLDSLSKKVYDQIDQSWKQEPEFEQELVYRVSVAQDGAILGYREAENTPTGAAQQTPLLDLLYIPANGGSLAQEPVGQFRVVFRPNGVLQVSPWGGYSAPPSPNSEITDSSAIEDLTGKLYDQIDRNWKEKPTFERELVYRVNVAPDGSIANYEPVNQPGSDYVEDTPLPTLLKPDAAPAQNDSAQNNSAQNNSAQNNSANQASLAPFKVVFKPNGVLQVSPWRGYQ, encoded by the coding sequence ATGACGATTCAACGTCAATACAGCTTGCCTAACTGCACGCTGGTTTTAGAAGGATTAAGCGATCCGACTGCCTCCATGAATCCGGCTGAAATGCGGCCTTTGATGTCGATTTTGATTAACGCCGAGTGTCGGATTTCTGGACGAGAGCAACCCATCTCCGGTGGACGTGACTTTTTTGTCGCTTTAGTAGCTGCCGTGAGCCGCTATGCCCAAGAGTTTCTGAGCGGCATCCACCTACCTGTCTCCTCCTCAGCTGTTCAAATACAGGGGGTGGATCGGAAGCAACATCGCTTAGTTGTGCAGCCTCCAGAAGACGGACCTAAAGAGACAACGCGTCCCACCCAGGTCGATTTAAACACGGTGCAGCTATTCGATCTGGTGGATGCGATAGATCAATTTTTTGCCGACGCCCAAACCTTGCCTGACCTGACCCTACAGTTAGCCCCTGTCTCGAAGCGCTATACTGCGGCTCGTCAGATTACAGCAGAACGAGTAGTGCCCGCTGCCATAGGGGTATCCAGCTTGGCTCTTACTGCTGTGGCTCTTTTCTTCATTCCCATTCCTGAAGTTCAGAAGCCTAAAGATCCAACTCCTCAGTCAAATACTAGTCAGTCGCAAGAACCCTCACCTACAGGTGCTGCTAGCCCTTCCCCTCAGGCAGCCGCAGCCCTACAAACCAGTCCTACTACTTCTCCTACCCCTTCGCCAGCAGCTTCTACAACACCTAGTCCTGCTAGTACAACTCAGCCCAACCTAGAGGACGTGCAAGCCGCTCTGGCTGCTGCACCAGAGATCACCGACCCGACTCAACTCGATAGTTTGAGCAAAAAGGTATACGACCAAATCGACCAATCTTGGAAGCAAGAGCCAGAGTTCGAGCAGGAACTAGTGTATCGAGTCAGTGTAGCCCAAGATGGGGCGATCCTGGGCTACAGAGAAGCTGAAAATACACCTACTGGAGCGGCTCAGCAAACTCCTTTGCTTGACCTTCTGTACATTCCTGCCAATGGTGGCAGCCTTGCGCAAGAGCCAGTTGGTCAGTTCCGAGTGGTCTTCCGGCCCAATGGCGTGTTGCAAGTCAGCCCTTGGGGTGGTTATAGCGCTCCACCCAGCCCTAATTCAGAAATTACTGACTCATCGGCGATTGAAGATTTGACTGGTAAGCTCTACGACCAAATCGACAGGAATTGGAAAGAGAAGCCTACCTTTGAGCGGGAGTTGGTTTACCGGGTGAATGTCGCACCGGATGGTTCGATCGCCAATTATGAGCCAGTCAATCAGCCTGGTTCTGACTATGTAGAAGATACACCTTTGCCCACCTTGCTCAAGCCTGATGCTGCCCCTGCTCAGAATGACTCTGCTCAGAACAACTCTGCCCAGAATAATTCTGCTCAGAATAACTCTGCCAACCAAGCCTCCTTAGCCCCTTTTAAGGTGGTATTTAAGCCCAATGGGGTGCTGCAAGTCAGTCCTTGGCGCGGCTACCAGTAA
- a CDS encoding OmpA family protein, which translates to MTPVSKANSPTTMPPRQNWPLLVFIFRLLLLLVGGGFAWLAGVVVATFYPLANPELPFFEKVLRRSSDWVTQVKQLPEVWTQPSASPQSNAAPVAPSPTVEVSPLPSLTPTQQEQVQTEVAQLEASVQTLSDRLTNLETQLGTNLGSEPLENRLAILTQQLAAASGQELPSPAPTTVAAPAIAPVANAINSTGTYPGDRLTVTLPSDLLFRQGQAGLNPQTRNLLDSIVGDLRNYPGASVQVAAHTDNVGKTEVVPDASFQQAQMVQQYLASTLGNDYHWVVVGYGAAYPLAENNSAPNRQRNRRIEIVIDPR; encoded by the coding sequence GTGACTCCCGTTTCCAAAGCAAACTCTCCCACGACAATGCCACCAAGGCAAAATTGGCCGCTCTTGGTATTTATTTTTAGACTCCTGCTCTTGCTGGTGGGAGGGGGATTTGCTTGGCTGGCTGGGGTAGTGGTCGCTACCTTCTATCCGCTTGCCAATCCAGAACTGCCTTTTTTTGAAAAGGTGTTGCGCCGCTCCAGCGACTGGGTGACTCAGGTCAAACAGTTGCCCGAAGTTTGGACCCAACCGAGTGCTTCGCCTCAGTCTAATGCTGCGCCTGTTGCTCCTAGCCCCACGGTGGAAGTGAGTCCCTTACCTTCGCTTACTCCCACCCAACAAGAGCAAGTCCAGACAGAGGTGGCTCAGCTAGAAGCGAGTGTGCAAACGTTAAGCGATCGCCTCACCAACTTGGAAACTCAGCTAGGAACAAACCTGGGTTCGGAACCTTTAGAAAACCGTCTGGCTATCTTGACTCAACAGCTAGCAGCAGCATCTGGCCAAGAATTGCCGAGTCCTGCTCCTACCACGGTTGCCGCTCCCGCGATCGCTCCCGTCGCAAACGCAATTAATAGCACTGGTACGTATCCAGGCGATCGCTTAACAGTCACGCTACCCAGCGATTTACTGTTTAGACAAGGCCAAGCGGGATTAAATCCGCAGACGCGCAATCTGCTGGATAGCATAGTTGGAGACTTACGCAATTACCCAGGAGCCTCAGTCCAAGTAGCAGCTCACACGGATAATGTAGGTAAAACAGAGGTCGTTCCAGATGCCTCGTTTCAGCAGGCACAAATGGTCCAGCAATATCTTGCCAGTACCCTAGGCAACGACTATCACTGGGTGGTAGTTGGTTATGGTGCAGCCTATCCCTTGGCAGAAAACAATAGTGCTCCTAATCGTCAGCGGAATCGGCGGATTGAAATCGTGATTGATCCCCGATAA